One Mastacembelus armatus chromosome 10, fMasArm1.2, whole genome shotgun sequence DNA window includes the following coding sequences:
- the glod5 gene encoding glyoxalase domain-containing protein 5, with protein MALRVAGRRLSLFQRSCFKTAFIQTPRDVKLKGTCPFEVSHLDHLVLTVKSIPDTVNFYTSVLGMEVITFKGDRKALGFGQQKFNLHQLGQEFEPKAQHPTSGSVDLCLITTTPLATVAEHLKACGVKIEEGPVQRSGALGTITSLYFRDPDHNLIEVSNYNQSEESS; from the exons ATGGCGCTGCGGGTAGCTGGGCGCCGCTTGTCGCTTTTTCAGAGGAGCTGTTTCAAG ACCGCCTTCATCCAAACACCGCGAGATGTCAAATTGAAAGGAACGTGTCCATTTGAGGTGAGCCACCTGGACCATTTGGTTCTTACAGTGAAGAGTATACCAGACACCGTCAACTTCTACACCTCAGTCCTTGGCATGGAGGTCATCACTTTCAAG GGAGACCGTAAAGCTCTGGGATTTGGGCAACAGAAGTTTAACCTTCACCAGCTGGGCCAAGAGTTTGAGCCGAAAGCCCAGCACCCAACCTCAGGCTCTGTAGATCTGTGCCTCATCACTACAACCCCTCTGGCTACAGTAGCTGAACATCTGAAG GCTTGTGGAGTCAAGATCGAAGAGGGTCCAGTGCAGAGGAGTGGAGCACTGGGGACCATCACCTCTCTCTACTTCAGGGATCCAGACCACAATCTAATCGAAGTGTCAAACTATAACCAGTCAGAAGAATCATCCTAA